In one window of Haloimpatiens sp. FM7315 DNA:
- a CDS encoding VanW family protein yields the protein MERKEFMSRRETKRRTKKSIKEKVFMVVGIIAIVTVIAALSVRHYIYSYCEKYDFLIYPGAKVGSVDISLKTKEEAIDLLNEKYGKVMLNKDVVIKTPSKEYKINYKQLNAKYNILEVVNDAFAYGKDKTILEKYKLIKKSEGNDYDLKFNYDGKYIDVLLQQVKNDVNKDSKDAKITKVGGTTFDVTQSTEGKALNIDKLKKDINDNINGEINKDSVAINAEIDVVKPKVSSEELKKVNAQISSFSTKFNNSSSSQNRAYNILLASKAIDKVLLMPGETFSFNGVVGERSKAKGYKEAPVIIGNKVESGLGGGVCQVSTTLYNAVLKANMASVERSHHTLPSHYVDKGLDATVSYGSLDYKFKNTLKYPVYLESYVKGDTLYCSVYSNSELTSEKYDLVSEVTETVEPKTTYVTDSSLPKGTQVIDVQAKSGYRVNVYKVTTKNGQQISKTLLYKDYYKPVNGVIKKGAN from the coding sequence TTGGAAAGGAAAGAATTTATGAGCAGAAGAGAAACTAAAAGAAGAACTAAGAAAAGTATCAAAGAAAAAGTATTTATGGTAGTAGGAATTATAGCTATTGTTACAGTTATTGCTGCTCTTTCAGTTAGGCACTATATATATTCATATTGTGAAAAATATGATTTTCTTATATATCCTGGTGCAAAAGTGGGTAGCGTAGATATTTCACTTAAAACAAAAGAGGAGGCAATTGACCTATTAAATGAGAAATATGGTAAGGTAATGCTGAATAAAGATGTTGTAATAAAAACCCCTAGTAAGGAATATAAGATAAATTATAAGCAATTAAATGCTAAGTATAATATATTAGAAGTGGTAAATGATGCTTTCGCTTATGGAAAAGACAAAACTATATTAGAAAAGTATAAGCTTATAAAGAAATCAGAAGGTAATGACTATGATTTGAAATTTAATTACGATGGTAAATATATAGATGTATTATTACAGCAAGTTAAAAATGACGTTAATAAAGATTCTAAGGATGCCAAGATAACTAAAGTTGGTGGTACTACTTTTGATGTAACACAAAGTACAGAAGGTAAGGCTTTAAATATAGACAAGCTAAAAAAAGATATTAATGATAATATAAACGGTGAGATAAATAAAGACTCTGTAGCAATAAATGCCGAAATTGATGTTGTAAAGCCCAAGGTTAGCTCAGAAGAGTTAAAAAAGGTAAACGCACAGATATCTTCATTTAGCACCAAATTTAATAATTCTTCTTCAAGTCAAAACAGGGCATACAATATACTGCTTGCATCAAAAGCTATAGATAAAGTCTTATTAATGCCTGGAGAAACTTTTAGTTTTAATGGGGTTGTAGGAGAAAGATCTAAAGCTAAAGGCTATAAGGAAGCTCCTGTAATAATTGGAAACAAAGTAGAGAGTGGACTTGGTGGGGGAGTTTGTCAAGTTTCTACCACCTTGTATAATGCAGTTTTAAAAGCAAACATGGCTTCTGTTGAAAGATCTCATCATACACTGCCTTCTCATTATGTAGATAAAGGTTTAGATGCTACTGTAAGTTATGGAAGTTTGGACTATAAGTTTAAAAATACACTTAAGTATCCAGTATATTTAGAGTCCTATGTTAAAGGAGATACTTTATATTGCAGTGTTTATTCAAATAGTGAACTTACAAGCGAAAAATATGATTTAGTTAGTGAAGTAACTGAAACTGTTGAACCTAAAACTACTTATGTAACAGATTCTTCTTTACCTAAAGGCACTCAAGTTATAGATGTGCAAGCGAAATCTGGTTATAGAGTAAATGTATACAAGGTTACAACTAAAAATGGACAGCAAATATCTAAGACACTTTTATATAAAGATTATTATAAGCCAGTAAATGGGGTAATAAAAAAAGGTGCTAATTAG